GACAGCAGTGCCTTTTACCAGCACCAACACCCTGTAAataatttaatccaattaaaaaggaaagaagaaggaagcTCAAACAACAAGAGAGAGAGTGATTAATGAGTATAGAGAGGTACACAGAAGAGAGAGCAGAAATCCAGTGGAGACTAGGAGTAGTGATGGATCCAGCATGGCAAACAACACCAAACCCTCTTCCCGGTTCCTTCCTCTTTACCTTCATCATCATTTCATTGCTCTTTATCGATAATCTGTACATATTGTTGTATAAACACAATTAGAAAATgaaacaagcaaaaaaatataacagtaaCGGTTAGCAGTGAGAAGAGACCTACCTAAGAGGATTGAAGGTGGTGAAAGAGCTCGAGAGTGGTGTGACTGTAGGAGACCTAAGCGGGTTTTGTATAGAAAGAAACTGCTTCTTCTTGCTGCCGCTGCTGTCGGCGAGAAAGAAAGACTGTGCAGCTGGCGGTGATATAGACATCAGCAtactcatctctctctctctctctctctctgtattttcTTGTGAGGAGTGAGGGCTCACTCCTCTCCCTATAAATAAGTAGCGAGCCAACCAGctaataatataacaaatttgaaatttttaattttttagagcttttttattttagttatttatttttgtgttttaaaatatatataaaaaattattattttttaaatttttttatgtttttctattattttgataaactaatattaaaaataatattattattttaatatatttttaaataaaaaaaaatctttataacaATAACACACAAGATATTTGTCGTGGGGGGTTTAGGCTAATAGCAATGCAACAAGTGTGCGGTGACTGATTGATATACACAAATTACCACTTTCATTACTGTTTTGACCTCCAAATCtttatcaattaataaattgataaattaataactatttttataaaagggtattgtttcttaaaaataaaatacaatttggaTAATTAAAAGTCTGAAAAATGAATGAAAGTCtttactcattttttaaaaaaacaattaaggataaaatcatattcaaattattagatttttgttatttaaaaaaaatatgtttgcaaaacctaaatattttatataaaaataatatatacctCCATGTGAGTTGGGTTCAGTGTTCTATGTATCATCGGGATCTTGCTAATTGATTTGGGACAACGCAATGAATGAGCGAGGTGACTTAGTAATccaaaataaagataataaaatgcAATCTtggaattttattattaaatttcctTTTGTTCATACATATGCCAAGTACCCGGCGTCGGTAATGTAAATAAAATCCATCTACGTAAATCCAATTATGATTTgaaattgctttttatttaatattccaATTTTTCCATCtatttaaaatgcaaaatcCACCTTGCTGCCAATATTGAACTGGTTTGTTcatcaaattaatctaaaaaagatttgaaatgcGAGCCCGAGATTTTCTCAATCGCGAGGCTGATATGATCAGTGGTGAATTACTCGTTGAAAACAACTGGATCGGGAAATAAACTACAATTAATACCCTTGTTCTTGGTTAACGTAAACATGCCAAATTAAGCAATCGATGAAGATGAGAGAAATGGCAATGAATCGTGCGTCACTGTTTTGAGCttgcttattattttataattaaataatgttttgtattaaaatatatattaataattttttatttttaaaaaaattatttttaatattagtatattaaaatgatttgaaaacattaaaaatatattaatttaaaattaaaaaaaaattaatttttttaaaaatacttttaaaacagataaataattaaaaacatgagAGATTGGTTATATAACGTAGAAACGCTAGGAAAAGAGTGTTTTATTGCTGCTACAATCACACGCACCACTTACAGCCGATCTCAAAAAGTCTAAATCAAGGAAGCAAATTAAGTTTGCTTTGGAACAACCGTAGCAGGCATTACAGATGGCGGCGGCGGCGACGGAGTAGCGGGATCGGCAGCTTTGTCGCAGTATCCCTCAAGAACCTGTCCCTCTTCAGGTGTAAACCCGAGTGTGTCAATCATTTTAGGCCAGCAATGTTCACCGATGGTCCTCAGGGCCTGGCAACAGCTAGGACCAAGCTGAGCCTCGCCGTTCAGGAAGAAAAGAATAATCTCCCCGGAACATGCTTGTAGTTGCACCAAAGATCCCCAGCAACTATTCTGCGAGTCTCCGTCTAGTTTTAAGCGAGCCATAAGGTTTGAGACTGAGGCCGATGGTCGAGCCCTGGCCTTGTAGCAGTCCAAGCTGCTGCAAGCCAAGAGAGCAATGAAAAGAGAGAGCTTAGGGTTAAAAGCCATTGATTTTGAGCGTGATACTGTCGCTAGAGAGCAGTATTTGGTCAGGTAACGTGTGGTTGAGATTGTTGTAGATCGCTGAGTGATTTTATACAGGGATCGATGAACATGGCGTCCGATTAATTTGAACGTTAAATTACTTGAAAGTGAGGAGGCTGCAAATTAATGAGAGAACGTGGGGGAGGAAATGGAAAGGCCAAAAGACAATAACCATCCATGAAGTTTATAACTATTTATTTATGGCAACTAAATCAGATTATTCAGTAACTggccataattaaaaaaaaaaaaaacattagcaagctagctagctagctatgaAAGGATAAGATTGTtcgagcgtgtttggcagtgtggtagcggttgcttttcaaatagcttttcgtgccgaaatacatgcaaatgatgttttttcattttttaaaaatcatttttgatatcagcacatcaaaacgatccaaaaagtacaaccgtaactcaattttagtaaaaaaaaaaaaaaaaatttgaaatttgtcaaaacgcagttacaaacgcagaaacaaacacTTCCTTCAATGAGTTGTTAGCTTGCTGAACAAACCTGGGCTTTAAATTGGGCCGGCTACTGGGCTTGGTCTAAAAATTATAGTCTAATAAATCATTTGCCTAACAAGTGTTTTTTCTGTCCTTTTCTATTGGTTTGTGCTTGGAATTCTGCTAGTTTCAATATAATATGCCCTTGTTTGGTATTGCATTCAAGCTTTTTTAAACGGTGGTTtctgaaaataatttgaaataattttattagtattCATTTTTATTGGCTTGCTTTTAAATACTTTAGAGCTTTGTTAGTTAAAATCAAATACCagtatattattaaatacaatattcagtaataaaaatactaataaaactACTACTTATACTAGTAAAAATGAATACTAATAAAATTACTTATACTAGTACTCTCCTGAAGACAAGATAAACATCCTTATTTGTACTAGTTGTAagttatcttgaaaaaaaaatctcagtaaataattataaatttattatagaattcataaattaaataggaaaaagaaaGTTACTACtctcaatatttattttcacaaaCTAAATAGGGAAAACAAAATcaccattaaagaaaaaaaaatctaaaccaaataggaataaaaataaataacttaagAAACAGATACTCTCTACTAATAATCCTCTTTCATCAGTTTTCTTGAGGTAGATAACTCATCCTCAAGCTCAAATCGCTATTGCAGTTCTGTTGAAGACCATGCGCAACATACtcaaaccttttttaaaaacaaaaccaatcttAGCATCATATTAATGACCAAGTGCAACCTTGTAGAGTGCAGATTGCGTTTGTGTAATCGTTGGAAGAGTTTTCGTATAAAGAAAACTTTGTCCAaggattaaaaaagaagattcCTCATTGATGCCATGAAATGTTGGGTTGTGACAGTTGATTTGAAAGAAACTGTAATCTTTTAGCTTTCACACGTCTATGATTTCAGCCAGTGGCATGGCCTTCATCTTTCATAATGACCCCATCCTGGCGTTTATAAGACCAATTTGTTTCAGGGACGAATCATGCAAATTGCTAACAGCGAGAgacttatttttttgatgtttttatgaGTTCAAGATCTTGTAGTGTAGTTTCACTTGCCTCCTTTCCAGTTTTCAGCGAGGCTTTCGTTCAATTTccattttttcccttcaaaactAAGGCTAGCTTGACTTTCAGACGCTAGTTCTTATTGTTAGTGATGATGGTATTTGCATGTCATATGCCAGGATACATGGCAGCTGCTAGCGCAACCATTTTGGAACAAGCACGGAGGATTTGGTGGCTGCACAACCCTCCATCTCTCCCGGAAAAACTAGTGCCAAGAAAATACACGTTTTATTCAACAATCTGTAGGCAAAATGATTTGGGATATGCATTTCACTCTAAgcaaattaaaaaggaaatccCAGAAGTCAAATTAAATACAGTGAAGAAACACAGAAAGGCAATTGAACTGAGCTAACATATAGAGACCATTGGATCATGCTCTGCACTTTTGCAAATATTAGAGAAATAATTACTAGCATAGCGGCAATTACACCAATTGGATGTTCTATGCTAGTTTACATAGAGATCAGTCACTGGTTTAAGAACAGAAACTGACCAGGCATCCAATCCGTTCTTATCGGGATACAAACAAGACTACACAACTCAATCCGTTCTTAACATTGCTTAGTAAATTCATAGGACAATGAATTGTCAACATAGTCCATTCTGTAGCAAAGTGCCGTCTGTATCTACAAAGTAACAggaaaaaatagcaaaataacCCAACGTACCTATACTTTCCATTAGCAGATAATCTAGTATGTTTCCTCAAATGACCTGCAGATAAGGCATGCGAAATTACGAAAGAGAAAAGATCTTACGATTCAGCAGATGTTAATATGACAGGCACTCAGGTCTTTTTGTATATCAGACACTTCGTCACCATTTTCTTCCCAAACCATGGGTGAAGGAGCATTTCAAACCCGTGTTCTTTTAACAATCCGCTTGATGGCCTTCATAAAGACCTACATGGTCACCCTAATCAGATTTGGATATTTACACAATCCACCCTTATATATCATATTTCAGACTCAAATGCATAGCACTAACTCCAGATCCCTTACTCTCATGGTCTCAGGATATCAAACCTCAAACTCACATCAATTTTCACAATGGCTATTGATAATCCTCAGGAtaggggggagggggggggatTCTAACCAATAAGCTACAGCCACATGTTCAAGGCATGCCAAGTGAATTGAGTACCTAAAGATAACCTTAATTCCTCCAAATCTAATGAACCACACCTACAGACATGGTTGTGCTCAACTTTAAAATCCACACTTTCTCTGGCTATGATCATCTCTCGAAGAATTTGTACCGAAAGGAGTAAGAAAGCCCTGAAGCATGATATGTATTATCAAAGAGACAGGTATCATTATCAAGGAAGCATTGTTATGCATTGCAAATAAGCAACATGTAAACACTGAGGAGAAACATTTAATAAGCCACATTTAAGATGTAATTTACTCGCAGACAGCTTGCCCAAAATCATCCAGACTAAGCAACCACCCCCTATCAAACCACACACTAACTTGAGATAGTGCACATAAGAAATCAGACGAATGAAGGTATGTCCAATCATCAAGATCTAATTGAATGCTTAAAAGATATGAGGacatgaaaatgtaaaaaataaatgagcaaTAATTGAtaagaaaacttgaa
This genomic interval from Populus alba chromosome 1, ASM523922v2, whole genome shotgun sequence contains the following:
- the LOC118062709 gene encoding egg cell-secreted protein 1.1; the protein is MAFNPKLSLFIALLACSSLDCYKARARPSASVSNLMARLKLDGDSQNSCWGSLVQLQACSGEIILFFLNGEAQLGPSCCQALRTIGEHCWPKMIDTLGFTPEEGQVLEGYCDKAADPATPSPPPPSVMPATVVPKQT